A single genomic interval of uncultured Desulfobacter sp. harbors:
- a CDS encoding 6-phosphofructokinase, which produces MKDNTLNIPSDVWAQALKTMNEDSRETLARRRFSPEKIDIFNASHTSLEALNEYRFLKNTEAERMLPGIINNPVQQVIIDSNPDEHATVQFSKPRHIGVVFSGGPAPGGHNVIAGLFDEMKRFNSASKMFGFIKGPEGLLENRYIEITAGLVDTHRNMGGFNMIKTGRTKIDSGSKMELALTVCKGLKLDALVIIGGDDSNTNAAFLAQHFKSSGIKVIGIPKTIDGDIQVKTENGKVLCATSFGFHSAARAFAQNISNLANDCSSDIKYWHVCKVMGRVASHLTLETALQTHVNIALIGEELADYVDQDRMTKAREQGEQIDYNAYGMTLRHLSRVICDIIVRRAAFGKNYGVMIIPEGILEFINEIQVFITKLNKIIADYNRIHDVDFHRTFPTLNDKLDYLRRISQGMMDKGRFPIWNIRDDELFNQLPRFFREGLLVERDLHGNFQFSQVKTEKIIMDMVKEYLDVLRERGLYKVGILRDEYVSLMDDAGMDPDLFAPALFKNPQDKYVLLKPDIISLKTLKSSLVNADMLDSEEETPQIFINIFKKSQAEFKTQTHFYGYDGRGTDPTYFDCCYAYNLGLTAFHLIAGGATGQMAAILNLEKEFDQWQPAGIPIARLMHLEERKGRLELVMEKSIVDLESNAFKVFQAIREDWVAACACPDRFRNPGAIGFSKEMEEDRPLTLRLNVLQTQE; this is translated from the coding sequence ATGAAAGACAATACCCTGAACATCCCCTCTGACGTGTGGGCGCAAGCTCTTAAAACCATGAATGAGGACAGCAGGGAAACCCTGGCACGAAGACGGTTTTCTCCTGAAAAAATAGATATCTTTAATGCATCACATACATCTCTTGAGGCATTGAATGAATACCGTTTTTTGAAAAATACCGAAGCGGAACGTATGCTGCCCGGAATTATCAATAACCCGGTACAGCAGGTGATTATAGATTCTAATCCCGATGAACATGCAACGGTACAATTCTCAAAGCCGCGACACATCGGTGTGGTTTTTTCCGGCGGCCCGGCCCCAGGTGGGCACAATGTAATTGCAGGCCTTTTTGATGAGATGAAACGGTTTAACAGCGCCTCGAAGATGTTCGGGTTCATTAAAGGGCCTGAAGGGCTGCTTGAAAACCGGTACATTGAAATCACCGCAGGATTGGTGGACACCCACCGGAACATGGGCGGCTTTAACATGATTAAAACCGGGCGGACCAAAATTGATTCCGGCAGCAAAATGGAATTGGCCCTGACAGTATGCAAGGGATTGAAGCTGGATGCATTGGTGATCATCGGCGGGGATGATTCCAATACCAACGCCGCTTTTCTGGCCCAGCATTTTAAATCCTCAGGAATAAAAGTCATTGGTATACCTAAAACCATTGATGGAGATATCCAGGTAAAAACAGAAAACGGTAAGGTGTTGTGCGCCACCTCCTTTGGATTTCATTCTGCGGCCCGGGCCTTTGCACAAAATATTTCCAATCTGGCCAATGACTGCAGCTCCGATATTAAATATTGGCATGTGTGTAAGGTTATGGGACGCGTGGCAAGCCATCTTACACTGGAGACAGCACTTCAGACCCATGTGAATATCGCTCTGATCGGTGAGGAGTTAGCCGACTACGTGGACCAGGACCGTATGACAAAGGCCCGGGAGCAGGGCGAGCAGATAGATTATAACGCCTATGGCATGACCCTGCGCCATCTGTCCCGGGTGATATGTGACATTATTGTCCGGCGGGCCGCTTTCGGCAAAAATTACGGAGTGATGATCATTCCGGAAGGTATCCTGGAATTTATCAATGAAATCCAGGTGTTCATCACAAAACTCAATAAAATCATTGCGGATTATAATAGAATTCATGACGTTGATTTTCACAGAACCTTTCCCACCCTGAACGATAAGTTGGATTATCTGCGCAGGATCTCCCAGGGGATGATGGACAAGGGCCGGTTTCCCATATGGAATATCCGGGACGACGAGTTGTTCAATCAGCTGCCCAGATTTTTCAGGGAAGGGCTTTTGGTGGAAAGGGATCTTCACGGCAATTTCCAGTTCTCCCAGGTCAAAACCGAGAAGATCATCATGGACATGGTTAAAGAGTATCTAGACGTGCTTCGGGAGCGGGGACTCTATAAAGTTGGTATTCTTCGGGATGAATATGTTTCGCTCATGGATGATGCGGGGATGGATCCGGACCTGTTTGCCCCGGCATTGTTTAAAAACCCCCAGGATAAATATGTGCTGCTCAAACCGGATATTATCTCCCTTAAAACCCTGAAAAGTTCCTTGGTCAATGCGGACATGCTGGATTCTGAAGAAGAAACACCACAGATTTTTATAAATATATTTAAAAAGTCCCAGGCCGAATTTAAAACCCAGACCCATTTTTACGGGTATGATGGCCGGGGCACCGATCCAACCTATTTTGACTGTTGTTATGCTTACAATTTAGGACTTACGGCCTTTCACCTCATTGCAGGCGGTGCCACAGGTCAGATGGCAGCTATTCTCAATCTGGAAAAAGAGTTTGACCAGTGGCAGCCGGCCGGTATACCCATTGCCCGGCTCATGCACCTTGAGGAACGCAAAGGACGCCTGGAGCTGGTTATGGAAAAAAGCATTGTTGACCTGGAATCCAACGCCTTTAAGGTGTTTCAGGCAATAAGGGAAGACTGGGTGGCGGCCTGTGCATGTCCTGACCGGTTCCGAAATCCAGGGGCCATAGGGTTTTCCAAAGAGATGGAAGAGGACCGGCCTCTAACGCTTCGGCTCAACGTTTTGCAAACCCAGGAATAG
- the ahbD gene encoding heme b synthase, whose protein sequence is MTHPHGTHPPGHGAPHAAGKHNTLRLVAWETTRRCNLTCKHCRAAAEDHEYSDELTTEESFKLLDQIREVGQPIIILTGGEPLLRDDIFDIAAYGDKIGLRMVMAPNGTLLNEDNVARLMESGIKRISVSLDGATAASHDAFRGLDGAFDGAVNGIKIAKAAGLEFQINTVITKTNLAEIPAILALAESLGAAAHHIFLLVPTGRGKYIVDTAIDAKEYEETLNWFYDQRDKTPLQLKATCAPHYYRILRQRAKAEGKKVSFETHGLDAVTRGCLAGTGFCFISHVGRVQTCGFLDVTCGNIKTQHFKDVWENSEVFNKLRDFNNLEPKCGLCEYKQVCGGCRARAYEATGNYLAEEPLCTYQPARHKNSTTTG, encoded by the coding sequence ATGACACATCCCCACGGAACACACCCCCCTGGACATGGTGCCCCCCACGCCGCAGGTAAACACAATACCCTGCGCCTTGTGGCCTGGGAGACAACCCGCCGGTGCAATCTGACCTGCAAGCATTGCCGGGCTGCTGCCGAAGACCATGAATACAGTGACGAGCTCACCACCGAAGAGTCCTTCAAACTCCTTGACCAGATCAGAGAGGTGGGGCAACCCATCATTATCCTTACCGGCGGCGAGCCGCTGCTCCGGGATGATATCTTTGATATTGCCGCCTATGGCGACAAAATCGGACTTCGCATGGTCATGGCCCCCAACGGCACCCTGCTCAATGAAGACAATGTGGCACGCCTTATGGAAAGCGGCATCAAACGGATTTCCGTAAGCCTGGATGGCGCGACCGCAGCCTCCCATGATGCCTTCAGGGGCCTTGACGGGGCCTTTGACGGGGCCGTAAACGGCATAAAAATCGCAAAGGCTGCCGGACTGGAATTTCAGATCAATACCGTTATCACAAAAACCAATCTTGCTGAAATCCCTGCCATTCTTGCCCTGGCGGAATCGTTAGGGGCTGCGGCCCACCACATTTTCCTTCTGGTACCCACGGGACGGGGAAAATACATTGTGGATACGGCCATTGACGCAAAGGAGTATGAAGAAACCCTGAACTGGTTTTACGACCAGCGGGACAAAACCCCTTTACAGCTTAAAGCCACCTGTGCCCCCCACTATTACCGAATTTTGCGCCAGCGCGCCAAGGCTGAAGGCAAAAAAGTCAGCTTTGAAACCCATGGGCTTGATGCAGTCACAAGGGGCTGTCTTGCAGGGACCGGATTTTGCTTTATCTCCCATGTAGGCCGGGTACAGACCTGCGGTTTTTTAGACGTCACCTGCGGAAACATCAAAACCCAGCATTTTAAAGATGTGTGGGAAAATTCAGAAGTGTTTAACAAATTGCGGGATTTCAACAATCTTGAACCCAAATGTGGACTCTGCGAATACAAACAGGTGTGCGGCGGATGCCGGGCCAGGGCATACGAGGCCACCGGCAATTACCTGGCCGAGGAACCTTTGTGCACATATCAGCCGGCCCGGCATAAGAACTCAACAACCACCGGCTAA
- the hemB gene encoding porphobilinogen synthase: MLFPEYRGRRLRATDNFRRMIRETKLSRDDLILPLFAVEGKSVKKPISSMPGQFQLSCDHIVTTAKQAKDAGIPGIMLFGIPDKKDCLGTQAYAHDGIVQKAVAAVKEQVPDLTVITDVCLCEYTDHGHCGMVMDDGTIDNDSTLDLLAKTALSHVQAGADMVAPSDMMDGRVAEIRGTLDDEGFSHVPIMSYAVKYASAFYGPFREAAESAPQFGNRKTYQMDPANSLEAIREATMDIEEGADIIMVKPALPYLDIIYRVREEIDLPVAAYNVSGEYSIIKAAEMMGWVDGKAMIMEALLSIKRAGADIIMTYAAIDVARELKN; this comes from the coding sequence ATGCTGTTTCCCGAATACAGAGGCAGACGGCTTCGGGCCACAGACAATTTCAGACGGATGATCAGGGAAACAAAACTTTCCAGAGACGATCTGATACTTCCTCTTTTTGCGGTTGAAGGCAAATCCGTTAAAAAGCCCATCAGTTCCATGCCCGGGCAATTCCAGCTTTCCTGCGATCACATTGTCACCACGGCAAAGCAAGCCAAAGATGCAGGCATCCCGGGCATCATGCTGTTCGGGATTCCCGATAAAAAAGATTGCCTTGGCACCCAGGCCTATGCCCATGACGGTATTGTTCAAAAAGCAGTGGCAGCGGTCAAGGAACAGGTGCCGGATCTTACTGTAATCACCGATGTCTGCCTGTGTGAATACACGGACCACGGTCACTGCGGCATGGTCATGGATGACGGCACCATTGACAATGATTCCACCCTGGATCTGCTTGCAAAAACAGCACTGTCCCATGTGCAGGCGGGCGCCGACATGGTGGCCCCGTCCGACATGATGGACGGTCGCGTGGCTGAAATAAGAGGCACCCTGGATGACGAGGGGTTTTCCCATGTGCCCATCATGTCCTATGCAGTGAAATACGCATCCGCCTTTTACGGCCCTTTCAGAGAAGCTGCGGAATCCGCGCCCCAATTCGGGAACCGCAAAACCTACCAGATGGATCCGGCCAACTCCCTTGAAGCGATCAGGGAGGCCACCATGGACATTGAGGAAGGTGCGGACATCATTATGGTAAAACCGGCACTCCCTTATCTGGATATCATTTACAGGGTCAGAGAAGAGATTGATCTGCCTGTGGCCGCATATAACGTATCCGGTGAATACTCCATCATCAAGGCGGCTGAAATGATGGGATGGGTAGACGGTAAAGCCATGATCATGGAGGCCCTGTTGTCCATCAAGCGGGCCGGGGCCGATATTATTATGACCTACGCAGCCATTGACGTGGCAAGGGAGCTGAAAAACTGA
- the ahbC gene encoding 12,18-didecarboxysiroheme deacetylase, giving the protein MIGISKLYCATVEPSDTLRYSRHSAKLPSHLLQFSKDKKPVVVWNMTRRCNLKCVHCYAQSENIAYDNELTHEQSLAMMDDLAQFGVPVLLFSGGEPLMHPRLVEYAQYAVSKGMRAVISTNGTLITKEKAKQLKEVGLSYVGISLDGLEATHDKFRGVEGAYKKALQAVDNCQEAGIKVGLRFTINKRNVQDIPGIFDLLEEKNVPRACFYHLVYSGRGQEIAKEDLSHEETRKVLDLIMDRTKDLHDRNKPKEILTVDNHADGPYLYQRLLKEDPERAAEVLELLEMNEGNNSGRGIGCISWDGEVHPDQFWREISFGNIKDRPFSEIWTDPENEFLMKMKEKKKHVKGRCAQCRWLDICAGNFRARAESVANDPWDSDPACYLTDEEIKKENV; this is encoded by the coding sequence ATGATTGGAATTTCAAAACTTTACTGCGCCACTGTGGAACCCTCGGATACATTACGCTATTCAAGGCATTCAGCCAAACTACCCTCTCATCTGCTTCAGTTCTCAAAAGACAAAAAGCCGGTGGTGGTCTGGAATATGACCCGGCGGTGCAACCTGAAGTGCGTTCACTGCTATGCCCAGTCTGAAAATATTGCCTATGACAATGAACTGACTCACGAACAAAGTCTTGCCATGATGGATGATCTGGCTCAATTCGGGGTACCGGTGCTGCTTTTTTCCGGCGGGGAACCGCTGATGCACCCACGCCTTGTGGAATATGCCCAGTATGCCGTATCCAAGGGCATGCGGGCCGTCATCTCCACGAACGGCACCCTGATCACCAAAGAGAAGGCCAAACAGCTTAAAGAGGTGGGGCTCTCCTATGTGGGGATCAGCCTGGACGGACTTGAAGCCACCCATGACAAATTCAGAGGGGTTGAAGGCGCGTATAAAAAAGCATTACAGGCCGTTGACAACTGCCAGGAAGCAGGTATTAAGGTGGGGTTGCGGTTTACCATAAATAAAAGAAACGTACAGGATATCCCGGGCATTTTTGACCTGCTGGAAGAAAAAAACGTCCCCAGAGCCTGTTTTTACCACTTAGTTTACTCCGGCCGCGGCCAGGAAATTGCTAAGGAGGATTTAAGCCACGAAGAAACCCGTAAGGTACTCGACCTGATCATGGACCGCACAAAGGATCTTCACGACCGCAACAAGCCCAAGGAGATCCTCACCGTGGATAATCATGCAGACGGCCCTTACCTGTACCAGCGTCTGCTCAAGGAAGATCCTGAGCGTGCCGCCGAAGTGCTTGAACTGCTTGAGATGAACGAAGGCAACAACTCCGGTCGGGGCATCGGCTGCATCTCCTGGGATGGTGAAGTTCACCCGGACCAATTCTGGCGGGAAATCAGCTTCGGCAACATCAAGGACAGACCGTTCAGCGAAATCTGGACAGACCCTGAAAACGAATTTTTGATGAAAATGAAAGAGAAGAAAAAACACGTCAAAGGCAGATGTGCCCAATGCCGGTGGCTGGATATCTGTGCAGGTAATTTCAGGGCCAGGGCCGAGTCCGTTGCCAATGATCCCTGGGATTCTGATCCTGCCTGTTATCTTACGGATGAAGAGATCAAAAAGGAGAATGTATAA
- a CDS encoding AAA family ATPase, with amino-acid sequence MTYNNDATGPDPKKIEKELGEFLNKRFGGNVKILTPSIQPQQENTTGTTPESGKKKLIDFNIKPSELISYLDQYVIRQDKAKSVLATKICTHFNRIRHQETMITEPFKITGNIKSNILLLGPTGIGKTYLIKLIAKKIGVPFVKADATKFSETGYVGGDVEDLIRDLVKEAKDDIELAECGIVYIDEVDKIAASPNVIGAQISRTGVQRALLKPMEETDVDLKVPHDPVSMMQELEAFQRTGKRTARRVNTANILFILSGAFSGLSDVVKKRLSKQAIGFGASLSHTRKANELLKETQSEDLVAYGFESEFIGRIPVRCVLDELTQKDLYDILKMPNNPVILSKRLDFKSYGIDVVFTDEALEELASRAYKENTGARGLVSVVEEALLCFEEKLPSQSVRQFAITKQMLTTPDRVLNDLIQGKDKEKYEAEYNHALVLFSDYISDYVKNNWKIFSIRHGLTLTQIRTQMVVKYYTAHVMEIEDAVKQVKKFYDNVKEMELEISKNYDLNVVFEEDAADFLIQQFIEHSATTDEILSKIYTDFFDGFNLIREKTGKARFFLSKKALSDHETYLNELIRKEIK; translated from the coding sequence ATGACTTATAACAATGATGCCACCGGGCCTGACCCGAAAAAAATTGAAAAAGAACTAGGGGAGTTTCTGAACAAAAGATTTGGTGGAAATGTTAAAATTCTGACACCATCCATCCAGCCCCAGCAGGAGAACACCACCGGCACAACACCTGAGTCGGGCAAAAAAAAGCTGATCGATTTTAATATCAAGCCATCGGAACTGATCAGTTACCTTGATCAGTATGTCATTCGACAGGATAAGGCTAAATCTGTTCTTGCCACAAAGATCTGTACCCATTTCAACCGAATCCGCCACCAGGAAACCATGATCACGGAACCGTTCAAGATCACGGGAAATATTAAAAGCAATATCCTGCTACTCGGCCCTACCGGTATCGGAAAGACCTATCTGATCAAACTTATCGCCAAAAAAATCGGGGTGCCTTTTGTCAAAGCCGATGCCACCAAATTTTCCGAAACCGGATATGTGGGTGGGGATGTGGAAGATCTGATCAGGGATCTGGTAAAAGAGGCCAAGGATGACATTGAACTTGCGGAGTGTGGCATTGTTTACATAGATGAAGTAGATAAGATTGCTGCCAGCCCCAATGTTATAGGCGCCCAGATATCACGGACAGGGGTTCAGCGAGCCCTGCTTAAACCCATGGAAGAGACCGACGTAGATTTAAAAGTGCCCCATGATCCCGTATCCATGATGCAAGAACTTGAAGCGTTCCAAAGAACCGGGAAACGCACGGCCAGACGGGTAAACACGGCCAATATTCTGTTTATTCTTTCAGGCGCGTTTTCAGGATTGTCCGATGTGGTAAAAAAACGATTGAGCAAACAGGCCATTGGGTTCGGTGCATCACTCAGTCATACGAGAAAAGCCAATGAGCTTTTAAAGGAAACCCAGTCCGAGGATCTGGTGGCGTACGGATTTGAGTCCGAGTTCATCGGCAGGATACCCGTGCGCTGTGTGCTGGACGAACTAACCCAAAAAGATCTTTACGACATTCTGAAAATGCCCAACAACCCGGTGATCTTAAGCAAACGCCTTGATTTTAAATCATATGGCATTGATGTCGTGTTCACCGACGAGGCATTAGAGGAGCTTGCATCAAGGGCGTACAAAGAAAATACCGGTGCCCGGGGGTTGGTATCCGTGGTTGAAGAAGCCCTGCTCTGCTTTGAAGAAAAATTGCCTTCCCAATCCGTGCGGCAGTTTGCAATCACCAAACAGATGCTGACCACCCCCGACCGAGTTTTAAATGATCTTATCCAGGGCAAGGACAAGGAAAAATACGAGGCTGAATATAACCATGCCTTAGTCCTTTTTTCAGATTATATCAGTGATTATGTAAAAAATAACTGGAAAATCTTTTCCATTCGCCACGGCCTGACCTTAACGCAAATTCGAACCCAAATGGTGGTCAAGTATTATACGGCCCATGTTATGGAAATAGAGGATGCGGTTAAACAGGTCAAAAAATTTTATGACAATGTCAAAGAAATGGAATTGGAAATTTCCAAAAACTATGATTTAAATGTCGTGTTCGAAGAAGATGCAGCGGATTTTCTCATCCAGCAGTTCATTGAACATAGCGCCACCACGGATGAAATCCTTTCGAAAATCTACACGGATTTTTTTGACGGATTTAACCTGATCCGGGAAAAAACCGGGAAAGCAAGGTTTTTCCTTTCCAAAAAAGCATTAAGCGACCACGAAACTTACCTCAACGAACTTATCAGAAAAGAGATAAAATGA
- the secG gene encoding preprotein translocase subunit SecG, with the protein MSSIIVAIHVAVCIFLILVVLLQTGKGAEMGVSMGGAGSQALFGASGPANILTKITTAVAIIFMITSLTLAYMSGHQSQSSVMKDVSAPAGQQEPAAND; encoded by the coding sequence ATGTCAAGCATTATAGTGGCAATACATGTTGCAGTTTGCATTTTCCTAATACTTGTTGTGTTATTGCAGACCGGTAAAGGCGCAGAGATGGGGGTGTCTATGGGCGGCGCAGGCAGTCAGGCTCTATTCGGAGCATCCGGCCCCGCGAACATCCTGACTAAAATAACCACGGCCGTGGCTATTATCTTCATGATCACGTCTCTGACCCTAGCCTATATGTCAGGGCATCAGTCACAGTCCAGTGTCATGAAGGACGTATCGGCACCCGCAGGACAGCAGGAACCAGCAGCAAATGACTAA
- the tpiA gene encoding triose-phosphate isomerase codes for MTKTAIRTPLIAGNWKMYKTGTQAVAAAKKLADLSKGVAGVDIMIAPTALSLPLVAAALGKDSQVRLGAQNIYPGTEGAFTGEVSGRMIRDAGADYVIIGHSERRQYFGETDESVGFKIRAALDAGLIPVMCIGETESQREDDKTFFILDKQISDGLKGFDLGDLDTLILAYEPVWAIGTGKTAGPEQVKEVHKFLRHLIREKYAEGLAAKIRILYGGSVKPGNIKDLMQIEDVDGALVGGASLNPEDFNKIIRF; via the coding sequence ATGACAAAAACTGCGATAAGAACACCATTAATTGCCGGCAATTGGAAAATGTACAAGACCGGTACCCAGGCCGTTGCTGCGGCAAAAAAGCTGGCAGACTTGAGCAAGGGAGTGGCCGGCGTTGATATTATGATTGCTCCCACAGCACTGTCGTTGCCCCTGGTGGCAGCGGCTCTGGGTAAAGACTCGCAGGTACGACTGGGGGCACAAAACATTTATCCGGGTACGGAAGGGGCCTTTACCGGTGAAGTGTCCGGGCGGATGATCAGGGATGCCGGTGCCGATTACGTCATTATTGGCCACTCCGAACGCAGACAATACTTTGGTGAAACCGATGAAAGCGTCGGATTTAAAATTCGTGCAGCCCTTGATGCAGGACTTATCCCGGTGATGTGCATCGGAGAGACGGAAAGCCAGCGGGAAGATGATAAAACTTTTTTTATCCTTGACAAACAGATATCAGATGGGTTAAAAGGCTTTGATCTTGGTGATCTTGACACCTTGATTCTGGCCTACGAACCGGTATGGGCGATTGGTACCGGAAAAACTGCTGGCCCGGAGCAGGTTAAAGAGGTACACAAATTTTTGCGACACCTGATCAGGGAAAAATACGCAGAAGGTCTTGCGGCAAAGATCCGGATTTTATATGGCGGATCAGTAAAACCCGGTAACATTAAAGACCTGATGCAAATTGAAGATGTTGATGGTGCATTGGTTGGCGGCGCGAGCCTGAACCCGGAAGATTTTAATAAAATTATTAGGTTTTAG